One part of the Bacteroidetes bacterium SB0662_bin_6 genome encodes these proteins:
- a CDS encoding DUF3467 domain-containing protein has translation MNDTDNQKADNQLNIELDEKTAEGVYANLVMISHSPEEFILDFIRVMPGVPTARVKNRVIVTPHHARRLLRALHDNIEKYEAMHGEIEEREQPGQSIRFGGMAGQA, from the coding sequence ATGAACGACACAGATAACCAGAAGGCGGACAATCAACTCAACATAGAACTGGATGAAAAGACGGCGGAGGGTGTCTATGCGAATCTGGTGATGATTTCTCATTCTCCCGAAGAATTCATTCTGGATTTCATCCGGGTGATGCCAGGCGTTCCGACGGCGCGCGTAAAGAACCGGGTCATCGTAACCCCGCATCATGCGCGCAGGTTGTTGCGGGCGTTGCACGACAACATCGAAAAGTACGAGGCGATGCACGGCGAGATCGAGGAGCGGGAGCAGCCCGGGCAGTCCATCCGGTTTGGCGGTATGGCCGGACAGGCGTAA
- the iolB gene encoding 5-deoxy-glucuronate isomerase produces MSKLVVSTGERNADGQVLSVTPQSAGWEYVGFAVYNLLPGQTLDIEANEQETCIVLLSGKATVVAGEKSFTELGGRSDVFDGPPTAVYVPHKTAFSITPETDLEVALCTAPGGGDYEPRLIAPGEHPVEIRGSGTNTRHVQDILPESAPAHSLLVVEVITPAGHWSSYPPHKHDVDALPEESLLEETYYHRLRPKQGFAFQRVYTDDRSLDETVSVHDGDCVMVPRGYHPVGAPHGYDLYYLNVMAGPQRVWVFRDDPKHAWISRRAV; encoded by the coding sequence ATGAGCAAGTTAGTAGTATCAACGGGTGAACGAAACGCGGACGGACAGGTGCTAAGCGTCACCCCCCAATCCGCTGGTTGGGAATACGTGGGATTTGCGGTGTATAATTTGCTGCCCGGGCAAACCCTGGATATAGAGGCAAACGAGCAGGAAACCTGTATCGTCCTCTTGTCCGGAAAGGCGACGGTCGTTGCGGGAGAAAAATCGTTCACGGAGCTTGGGGGGCGCAGTGACGTATTCGATGGTCCGCCCACCGCCGTGTATGTTCCTCATAAGACCGCATTCTCGATCACGCCGGAGACCGATCTGGAGGTGGCGTTATGCACGGCGCCCGGCGGCGGCGATTACGAACCCCGGCTGATTGCGCCGGGTGAACACCCGGTCGAGATTCGCGGGTCGGGAACGAATACGCGGCACGTACAGGACATTCTCCCGGAGTCAGCGCCGGCGCATAGCCTGCTGGTGGTGGAAGTGATTACTCCCGCTGGACACTGGTCCAGCTACCCGCCGCATAAACACGATGTAGACGCGCTGCCGGAGGAGTCCTTGCTTGAGGAGACGTATTACCACCGGCTCCGCCCGAAACAGGGGTTCGCATTTCAGCGTGTTTATACCGACGATCGATCGCTGGACGAAACTGTCTCGGTACACGACGGCGACTGCGTGATGGTGCCCCGTGGTTACCATCCTGTGGGCGCCCCTCATGGGTACGATCTCTATTACCTTAATGTAATGGCCGGTCCCCAGCGCGTATGGGTTTTCAGAGATGACCCGAAGCACGCGTGGATTTCCAGGCGTGCTGTCTGA
- the iolE gene encoding myo-inosose-2 dehydratase, with protein sequence MEIRFGVNPIAWSNDDLLWLGGETPLETCLTDTAELGFDGIELGNKFPRNATELRPILDQYGLALIGGWYSGNILQDDAESEIASLQDHLALLKALHCEVFIYAECSNTIHSDIDKGMQDKPVLNDETWPLFGQRLSEVADYIRKQGLRFAYHHHTGTVVETASELRRFFAETSNSVGIVLDTGHAYVGAIDPVEIVFAFPQRVAHVHYKDVRPAVLADIRAKNASFLTGVIEGMFTVPGDGVISFDPVTSALNEIGYRGWVVVEAEQDPGKADPRQYAEAGLAALRASVRAVSQ encoded by the coding sequence ATGGAAATACGGTTTGGCGTCAATCCCATTGCATGGTCGAATGATGACTTGCTGTGGTTGGGCGGCGAAACGCCACTTGAGACCTGCCTTACCGATACGGCGGAACTCGGCTTCGATGGTATTGAGTTGGGCAATAAATTTCCACGTAATGCGACGGAACTTCGGCCGATTCTCGACCAATACGGACTTGCCCTGATTGGCGGCTGGTATTCGGGCAACATTCTGCAGGACGATGCCGAGTCGGAAATTGCCAGCCTCCAGGATCACCTTGCGTTGTTGAAAGCGCTGCATTGCGAGGTGTTCATCTATGCGGAATGCAGCAACACGATTCATTCTGACATCGATAAGGGCATGCAGGATAAGCCGGTCCTGAATGACGAAACCTGGCCGCTTTTCGGACAACGTTTAAGCGAAGTGGCGGACTATATCCGGAAGCAAGGATTGCGCTTCGCCTATCATCATCACACAGGCACTGTGGTTGAGACGGCATCGGAACTTCGGCGCTTTTTCGCCGAGACTTCGAATTCAGTCGGTATCGTGCTGGATACCGGTCACGCATACGTGGGCGCTATCGATCCGGTGGAAATAGTCTTTGCATTCCCGCAACGGGTTGCGCATGTGCATTACAAGGACGTCCGTCCGGCGGTTCTGGCGGATATCCGTGCGAAGAATGCCAGCTTCCTGACCGGCGTGATCGAGGGGATGTTCACGGTTCCCGGGGACGGCGTGATTTCGTTCGACCCTGTGACCAGTGCGTTGAACGAAATCGGGTATCGGGGCTGGGTGGTGGTGGAGGCCGAACAAGATCCCGGGAAAGCAGACCCAAGACAGTATGCCGAAGCCGGATTGGCGGCCCTGCGCGCATCCGTCCGAGCGGTATCTCAGTAA